A DNA window from Providencia huaxiensis contains the following coding sequences:
- the waaA gene encoding lipid IV(A) 3-deoxy-D-manno-octulosonic acid transferase: MLLLRLYQVLLYLIQPFIWVRLLLRSRKAPAYRKRWGERYGFCAGKVKPQGILLHSVSVGETLAAVPLVRALRHHYPSLPITVTTMTPTGSERVLSAFGDDVDHVYLPYDLPGSMHRFLKQVDPKLVIIMETELWPNMINQLHKRKIPLVIANARLSERSAAGYQKLGSFVKRMLRNVTMVAAQHQEDGERFVQLGLRRMQLSVTGSLKFDISVTPELAVRAITLRRQWAAHRPVWIATSTHEGEEAIVLETHQKLLSRFPDLLLILVPRHPERFAKAEELTQKAGLTFIRRSANTIPSADVQVVIGDTMGELMLLYGIADIAFVGGSLVETGGHNPLEAAAHALPVLMGPHTFNFKDICGKLTQADGLITVTDSESMVQAVTSLLSDEDYRLYYGRHAAEVLHENQGALQRLLKLLQPYLPPREQ; this comes from the coding sequence ATGTTATTGCTGCGTCTATATCAGGTACTTCTTTATCTTATCCAACCATTTATATGGGTTCGCCTATTGCTGCGCAGCCGTAAAGCGCCTGCGTATCGTAAACGCTGGGGTGAGCGATACGGCTTTTGTGCGGGAAAAGTAAAACCTCAAGGCATTTTATTACATTCAGTTTCTGTCGGGGAAACCCTCGCAGCCGTTCCACTAGTCCGCGCACTTCGCCATCATTATCCGTCTTTGCCAATAACAGTAACCACGATGACGCCAACAGGCTCAGAGCGTGTGCTTTCTGCATTTGGTGACGACGTCGACCACGTTTATTTACCCTATGACCTTCCTGGCTCAATGCACCGCTTCCTGAAACAAGTTGACCCAAAACTTGTGATCATAATGGAAACTGAGCTATGGCCAAACATGATTAACCAATTGCATAAACGTAAAATTCCATTGGTTATTGCAAATGCAAGACTTTCTGAGCGTTCTGCTGCAGGGTATCAAAAGCTGGGTAGCTTTGTGAAACGAATGCTTCGTAATGTCACTATGGTCGCAGCACAGCATCAGGAAGATGGTGAACGTTTCGTTCAATTAGGGTTGCGGCGAATGCAATTGAGTGTCACGGGGAGCCTGAAGTTTGATATCTCTGTGACGCCTGAATTAGCTGTTAGGGCAATAACTTTACGGCGCCAATGGGCGGCGCATCGCCCCGTTTGGATAGCGACCAGTACTCACGAGGGTGAAGAAGCGATTGTCTTAGAAACACATCAAAAATTATTATCTCGTTTTCCTGATTTATTGTTAATTTTAGTCCCTCGCCATCCAGAACGCTTTGCCAAAGCAGAAGAACTAACTCAAAAAGCCGGTTTAACCTTTATTCGTCGCAGTGCGAATACGATTCCGTCCGCAGATGTTCAAGTGGTGATTGGTGATACCATGGGTGAACTGATGCTGTTATATGGAATTGCAGACATTGCTTTTGTCGGGGGAAGCTTGGTCGAAACTGGGGGGCACAACCCGCTCGAAGCGGCTGCTCATGCGCTACCCGTGTTAATGGGGCCTCACACATTTAATTTCAAAGATATTTGTGGAAAATTAACTCAAGCAGATGGCTTAATTACGGTGACAGACAGTGAATCAATGGTCCAAGCCGTGACCAGTTTACTTTCTGATGAAGATTACCGGTTATATTATGGGCGTCATGCCGCCGAGGTTCTTCATGAGAACCAAGGTGCTCTTCAACGATTATTAAAACTGTTGCAACCCTATTTACCTCCGAGAGAGCAATAA
- the coaD gene encoding pantetheine-phosphate adenylyltransferase, with product MIHKAIYPGTFDPVTSGHVDIVTRAAAMFDHVLLAIANSQRKNPMFSLDERVALAKEVTSHLDNVEVVGFSELMANFAQKNGANILIRGVRSVADFEYEWQLANMNRHFVPDLETVFLLPSQSLSFVSSSLIKDVALHDGDISSFLPPVVAEAMLKKLNKK from the coding sequence ATGATACACAAGGCTATTTACCCTGGTACGTTCGACCCAGTAACATCAGGACATGTTGATATTGTTACCCGAGCAGCAGCAATGTTTGACCATGTCCTGTTGGCTATTGCTAATAGCCAACGAAAAAACCCGATGTTTTCCCTTGATGAACGCGTCGCTCTTGCTAAAGAAGTGACTTCTCACCTTGATAATGTTGAAGTTGTTGGGTTTTCTGAGCTTATGGCTAATTTTGCGCAAAAAAATGGCGCCAATATTCTTATTCGTGGCGTTCGTTCTGTCGCAGATTTTGAATATGAATGGCAACTGGCGAATATGAACCGCCATTTTGTGCCTGACTTGGAAACCGTATTTTTATTACCATCGCAAAGTTTATCCTTTGTTTCTTCTTCATTAATCAAGGATGTTGCACTTCACGATGGTGATATTTCGTCTTTCCTACCCCCAGTGGTTGCTGAGGCAATGCTAAAGAAACTCAATAAAAAATAG
- the mutM gene encoding bifunctional DNA-formamidopyrimidine glycosylase/DNA-(apurinic or apyrimidinic site) lyase, with amino-acid sequence MPELPEVETSRRGIEPHLVGNTISYAIVRNGRLRWPVSEQIKSLSDEAVLSVQRRAKYLLIELQKGWIIVHLGMSGSVRILTEELPEEKHDHVDLVMRDGKVLRYTDPRRFGAWLWCDDLENSSVLAHLGPEPLSDAFNPQYLYELAQKKKVAIKPWLMDNKVVVGVGNIYANEALFATKISPEKITNTLTLTEITELVLQIKKVLQRSIEQGGTTLKDFLQSDGKPGYFAQELFVYGKKGEPCSMCGTPIESIKQGQRSTFFCPQCQK; translated from the coding sequence ATGCCAGAACTACCCGAAGTTGAAACCAGTCGCCGTGGGATAGAGCCACATTTAGTCGGTAATACAATCTCTTACGCCATTGTGCGTAACGGTCGTTTACGTTGGCCGGTTAGTGAACAAATTAAAAGTTTATCAGATGAAGCGGTTTTAAGTGTCCAACGTCGAGCCAAATATTTGCTGATTGAATTGCAAAAAGGTTGGATTATTGTTCACTTGGGAATGTCTGGTAGTGTGCGTATTCTGACCGAAGAATTGCCTGAAGAAAAGCATGACCATGTGGATTTAGTCATGCGAGACGGTAAGGTTTTGCGCTATACGGATCCTCGCCGGTTTGGCGCTTGGCTCTGGTGTGATGATTTAGAAAACAGTTCGGTACTTGCACACTTAGGGCCTGAGCCATTATCAGACGCCTTTAACCCGCAATATCTTTATGAATTAGCGCAAAAGAAAAAAGTGGCCATTAAGCCATGGTTAATGGATAACAAAGTGGTTGTTGGTGTGGGTAATATTTATGCTAATGAAGCATTATTTGCGACAAAAATATCACCTGAAAAAATTACAAATACCTTAACGTTAACTGAAATTACTGAACTAGTGTTGCAGATCAAAAAGGTGTTACAGCGCTCTATTGAACAAGGTGGTACGACACTAAAAGATTTTTTACAGTCGGATGGTAAACCGGGCTACTTTGCCCAAGAATTGTTTGTCTATGGAAAAAAGGGTGAACCTTGCTCAATGTGTGGCACGCCAATAGAAAGCATTAAACAGGGGCAACGTAGCACCTTCTTTTGTCCACAATGTCAAAAATAG
- a CDS encoding glycosyltransferase family 2 protein, which translates to MTNIKLSIVVPCYNSEKYIEACLASVLSFMDNSVELIIINDGSTDSSENIIHNILHKYDNKNIHYIKRENGGLSKARNHGISVASGEYIAFLDADDYFDDNFYQNISPIISHSIYDIIEFDTVKFEDSEPSKTKIISTTHYCGATTINCVQDLYPVFKNKKWFAWSRIYKSDLFKLIGIHYPDRVLYEDMATTPKLYLKSKNIYSINKTLIHYRVNETSITQTFRRSDINSLIYVMAELSFIALIYGDEVTKMLSKTLSETLHLLKKSISRNTATLLTHEEIYQIKQATCIFKKYLKLKDRLQLAFLKQYCQFRTKNR; encoded by the coding sequence ATGACAAATATTAAGTTATCTATCGTTGTACCCTGCTATAACTCAGAAAAATATATTGAGGCATGTTTGGCCTCTGTATTATCATTTATGGATAACAGCGTTGAATTAATAATTATTAATGATGGTTCAACGGATAGTAGCGAAAATATCATTCATAATATATTACATAAATATGATAATAAGAATATTCACTACATTAAAAGAGAAAATGGCGGGCTATCTAAAGCCAGAAATCACGGTATCTCTGTTGCTTCTGGTGAATATATTGCATTTTTAGATGCAGATGACTATTTTGATGACAATTTTTATCAAAATATATCCCCCATTATCTCACACTCTATTTATGATATTATTGAATTTGATACTGTAAAGTTCGAAGATAGCGAGCCATCTAAAACAAAAATCATTTCAACCACTCACTATTGTGGGGCAACAACAATAAACTGTGTTCAAGACTTATACCCCGTCTTCAAAAATAAAAAATGGTTTGCTTGGTCTAGAATATATAAAAGTGATTTATTTAAACTCATTGGCATACACTATCCTGATAGAGTTCTCTATGAAGATATGGCAACAACCCCAAAGCTTTACCTAAAAAGCAAAAATATTTATAGCATTAACAAAACATTAATTCATTATCGTGTTAATGAAACTAGTATTACCCAAACGTTTAGGCGAAGTGATATTAATAGCCTCATTTATGTAATGGCAGAGCTTTCCTTTATTGCGCTTATTTATGGTGATGAAGTAACGAAAATGTTGAGCAAAACACTGTCCGAAACGTTACACTTACTGAAAAAATCTATATCCAGAAATACAGCAACACTTCTTACTCATGAAGAGATATACCAAATAAAACAAGCAACGTGTATTTTCAAAAAATATTTAAAATTAAAAGATAGACTTCAATTAGCTTTTTTAAAACAATATTGTCAGTTTCGTACCAAAAATAGGTAA
- a CDS encoding O-antigen ligase family protein, which yields MKNNSYAVAQLPFLLLSLVILGMFTNDTQGVLNVSAVILLLYTIYTAVKNKINPWHDILTIVKTRKTLFLFGAWGLFCALFFTYADFTLAALKVFFNDWRYVVIISLFLVVFKSTTQKSSKTITYALICTLAFTLFVIPILKQFKDSDLPLYLQLRFGFAHYMTLLFPFTFSALFLFKQKSLKIVMLLLSLLAFIFLLYTGSRGGVLSVVIESIIILLLLSKSYKRLLISMISFGALASIILTATYLTIPQVKNKINQSLYSENITSKRDKIIETRYPIFMNSISNQLVGIGYGSVAYNQFLLDNNAPKNQGGMGYSQKRKTYHYNNDEPFFLNITYNIGFIGLALFLIAFFINMKDLFKDIRIEKNILNVGIFVSSIGYFLVYCLFEFIFIDIFILYNILTAILIKKVLSR from the coding sequence GTGAAAAATAACAGTTATGCTGTGGCTCAACTCCCTTTTTTACTGCTTTCTCTAGTCATACTAGGGATGTTTACCAATGATACTCAAGGGGTATTGAATGTTTCCGCGGTCATATTACTACTATATACTATCTACACCGCTGTCAAAAATAAAATCAACCCTTGGCATGACATACTCACTATAGTTAAAACACGAAAAACGTTGTTTCTCTTTGGTGCCTGGGGGCTATTTTGTGCACTATTTTTCACATATGCTGATTTTACATTAGCTGCATTAAAAGTTTTTTTTAATGACTGGCGTTACGTCGTTATTATTTCTTTATTCTTAGTGGTATTTAAAAGCACCACACAAAAGTCAAGTAAAACAATTACCTATGCTCTGATCTGCACCCTCGCTTTCACACTTTTTGTTATCCCAATATTAAAGCAATTTAAAGATAGTGATTTGCCTCTATATTTACAACTTAGGTTTGGCTTTGCTCACTATATGACATTGTTATTTCCATTTACATTTAGTGCTTTGTTTCTTTTTAAACAAAAATCATTAAAAATCGTAATGTTATTACTCTCACTCTTAGCTTTTATTTTTCTATTATATACAGGCAGCCGAGGTGGGGTTCTTTCTGTAGTGATTGAGTCTATTATAATTTTATTATTGTTATCAAAAAGTTATAAAAGACTCCTTATAAGCATGATTAGCTTTGGTGCTTTAGCATCGATAATATTAACAGCAACATACTTAACAATTCCCCAAGTTAAAAATAAAATAAATCAATCGTTATACTCAGAAAACATTACTTCCAAACGCGATAAAATTATTGAAACTCGTTATCCCATTTTTATGAACTCAATCTCCAATCAACTCGTTGGTATTGGGTATGGTTCTGTCGCATACAATCAATTTTTGCTTGATAATAATGCACCAAAGAACCAAGGTGGCATGGGCTATTCACAGAAGAGAAAAACTTACCATTACAATAATGATGAGCCTTTTTTCTTAAATATCACTTACAATATCGGTTTTATAGGGTTAGCCTTATTCCTAATTGCATTTTTTATTAACATGAAAGATTTATTCAAAGATATTAGGATAGAAAAAAATATACTTAATGTAGGTATATTTGTATCATCTATTGGCTATTTTTTAGTTTACTGCTTGTTTGAATTTATTTTTATCGACATCTTCATCTTGTACAATATATTAACTGCTATTTTGATTAAAAAAGTATTATCTAGATAG
- a CDS encoding glycosyltransferase: protein MINHEMIRTQIKINENDVSEDNYFHIAYGVDDKFLYGVGTSISSVMINNQDTHFHFHIFVDNLKDENLFRGLVANSQHKITIYLIDNEKFKKLPLPSQAWSHAIYFRLVIISFLSTKIDKLLYLDADIICKGNLSSLKELEFNNDVFLYAVKDKFISDKKTLPMDMDKYFNSGFLYMSIKRMAENNIPNRVIELVSENDFTHPDQDALNILLNNKLVNISENFNFMFSLDWYITSKGHITKIPDEVVFIHFVGLTKPFHEWANFYQEYAFFEVARAHSPWKNVPLMKPEGYKQLSRKKSHLRKNGDYIGFIITTIKYLVKKITK, encoded by the coding sequence ATGATAAACCACGAAATGATCAGAACTCAAATTAAGATTAATGAAAATGATGTGAGTGAAGACAACTATTTTCATATAGCGTATGGTGTTGATGATAAATTTCTCTATGGAGTAGGAACGTCGATTTCATCGGTGATGATTAATAATCAGGATACTCATTTCCATTTTCATATCTTTGTCGATAATTTAAAAGATGAAAATCTTTTTCGTGGACTAGTTGCAAATAGCCAACATAAAATCACTATTTACTTAATAGATAACGAAAAGTTTAAAAAGTTGCCACTTCCTTCGCAAGCTTGGAGTCATGCAATTTATTTTAGATTAGTAATTATCTCGTTTTTATCGACAAAAATTGACAAACTTCTTTATTTAGATGCAGATATTATTTGTAAAGGAAATTTATCTTCTTTAAAAGAATTAGAATTTAATAATGATGTTTTCTTGTATGCAGTAAAGGATAAATTTATTAGCGATAAAAAAACACTACCAATGGATATGGATAAATATTTTAATTCCGGATTTCTGTATATGTCAATTAAACGGATGGCGGAAAATAATATTCCTAATCGTGTTATTGAATTGGTAAGTGAAAATGACTTTACACATCCAGATCAAGATGCATTGAATATTTTACTAAATAATAAGCTTGTCAATATTAGTGAAAACTTTAATTTCATGTTCTCGCTTGATTGGTATATTACTAGTAAAGGGCATATTACCAAAATACCAGATGAAGTCGTCTTTATTCATTTTGTTGGCTTAACCAAACCATTTCATGAATGGGCTAATTTTTACCAAGAATATGCTTTTTTTGAAGTAGCTAGAGCTCATTCTCCATGGAAAAATGTACCATTAATGAAACCTGAAGGGTATAAACAATTATCTCGTAAAAAATCACATTTAAGAAAAAATGGCGACTATATCGGGTTTATAATTACCACAATAAAATATTTAGTGAAAAAAATCACTAAATAA
- the rfaP gene encoding lipopolysaccharide core heptose(I) kinase RfaP produces the protein MIELKPPFSELWKNKDPFIEADKLQGEVFRALESRKTLRFELEGRSYFVKIHYGTTLKEVLKNLFSFRLPVLGADREWNAIHQLTQVGVDTMNGRAFGQKGINPLRRHSFIITEDLTPTVSLEDYCANWLDNPPTFSTKQMIIRRVAKMVRKMHATGINHRDCYICHFLLHLPFTGNEEQLKISVIDLHRAQLRNSVPTRWRDKDLIGLYYSSLNIGLTQRDILRFMKIYFGLSLRVILQQEKRLIHKAGYKAKRIEKRSEKYRL, from the coding sequence ATGATTGAGTTAAAACCCCCTTTCAGTGAATTGTGGAAGAATAAAGATCCATTTATCGAGGCGGATAAGCTACAAGGTGAAGTTTTTCGTGCGTTAGAATCGCGTAAAACTCTGCGTTTTGAACTTGAGGGGCGCAGTTATTTTGTGAAAATTCATTATGGGACGACACTAAAGGAAGTTCTTAAAAATCTATTTTCTTTTCGGTTGCCGGTATTAGGCGCTGACAGAGAGTGGAATGCTATTCATCAGCTGACTCAAGTGGGAGTTGACACGATGAATGGTCGAGCTTTTGGGCAAAAAGGGATTAACCCTCTTCGTCGCCACTCCTTTATTATTACTGAAGATTTGACTCCGACGGTGAGTTTGGAAGATTATTGTGCAAATTGGCTAGATAACCCGCCAACTTTTAGTACCAAACAAATGATTATTCGTCGAGTTGCGAAGATGGTGCGCAAAATGCACGCAACGGGTATTAACCATCGTGATTGTTATATTTGCCATTTTTTACTGCATTTGCCATTTACGGGAAATGAAGAACAGTTAAAAATATCAGTAATTGATTTGCACCGAGCACAACTCAGAAATTCGGTTCCAACCCGTTGGCGCGATAAAGATTTAATTGGTTTATATTACTCATCATTAAATATTGGGCTTACTCAGCGTGATATTCTTCGTTTTATGAAAATCTATTTTGGTTTATCGCTGCGAGTTATTTTGCAACAGGAAAAACGTTTAATCCACAAAGCGGGCTACAAGGCTAAACGAATCGAAAAAAGAAGTGAAAAGTATCGTTTATAA
- a CDS encoding glycosyltransferase family 4 protein has product MNLAFCLYKYFPFGGLQRDFLRIATECQSRGHQVRVYTQSWDGDKPSGFEIIIVPVTSKTNHGRNAQYCDWVLAHLKQHPAERVIGFNKMPGLDVYYAADVCYAQKVAEEKGFFYKLTPRYKHYAAFEKAVFAVGKPTQLLMLTPHQIRHFKKHYGTEEGRFHMLPPGIAQDRKYDKQIADAKKVYREKNQIPESAFLVLQVGSDFKRKGVDRTIKAIAALPDDIKKNTLLMVVGQDKPVKYQQLAKTLGIGSQVSFFSGRNDIAELMAAADILMHPAYQEAAGIVLLEAITAGLPIIVTEVCGYASFISQAKCGIVVNEPFEQTVLNLALKDSLKNPAQLAQWASNARYFADTEDLYSLPEKAADIILGEAND; this is encoded by the coding sequence ATGAATCTGGCATTTTGCTTATATAAATACTTTCCGTTTGGTGGGTTACAGCGGGATTTTCTACGTATTGCAACGGAATGCCAATCACGTGGGCATCAAGTACGTGTCTATACCCAATCATGGGATGGTGATAAGCCTAGCGGCTTTGAAATTATTATCGTGCCGGTGACATCAAAAACGAATCATGGGCGAAATGCACAATATTGTGACTGGGTGTTGGCACATTTAAAGCAGCATCCTGCTGAGCGGGTAATTGGTTTCAATAAAATGCCAGGGCTGGATGTGTATTATGCAGCAGATGTCTGCTATGCCCAGAAAGTCGCTGAAGAAAAAGGTTTTTTTTATAAGCTGACGCCTCGTTACAAACACTATGCCGCATTTGAAAAAGCTGTTTTTGCAGTGGGAAAACCGACACAATTACTCATGTTAACGCCACATCAAATTCGTCATTTCAAAAAGCATTATGGAACTGAAGAAGGACGTTTTCATATGCTGCCTCCCGGCATTGCCCAAGATAGAAAGTATGATAAACAAATTGCAGATGCTAAAAAAGTTTATCGTGAAAAAAATCAAATACCTGAATCTGCATTTTTAGTATTGCAGGTGGGCTCTGACTTCAAACGTAAAGGTGTTGACCGTACCATAAAAGCCATTGCGGCATTGCCCGATGACATTAAGAAAAACACGCTATTGATGGTAGTCGGCCAAGATAAACCGGTGAAATACCAACAGTTAGCGAAAACGTTAGGAATCGGCTCACAAGTCTCTTTCTTTAGTGGACGTAATGATATTGCAGAATTAATGGCTGCAGCCGATATATTAATGCATCCGGCTTATCAAGAAGCTGCGGGTATTGTGTTATTAGAGGCAATTACCGCGGGTTTACCGATTATTGTCACAGAAGTGTGTGGATATGCTTCATTTATTAGCCAAGCCAAATGCGGTATTGTGGTAAATGAGCCCTTTGAACAAACGGTTCTGAACTTGGCTCTAAAAGATAGTTTAAAAAATCCGGCTCAATTAGCACAATGGGCAAGTAATGCGCGATATTTTGCTGATACAGAAGATTTGTATAGTTTACCAGAAAAAGCCGCAGATATTATTTTAGGGGAAGCGAATGATTGA
- the rfaQ gene encoding lipopolysaccharide core heptosyltransferase RfaQ: MKKQFKKILVIKMRFHGDMLLTTPVISSLKHRYPDAKIDVLLYQDTIPILSENTEINALYGMAGKKSSGLSKACNFIKLLLKLRKNKYDLVVNLADQWMVSVLVRAIPADTKISHQFTHRDSKYWRNSFTHLTEPEGEHVVLNNLSVLKPLEIKELKTHLTMSYSEQDWKNIDERLLSLGVHSSYVVIQPTARQAFKCWDNEKFSAVIDALQSRGYQVVLTSGPSKEDLECISDIANGCQTTPVTELAGKTSFPELGALIAHAALFIGVDSAPMHIAAAVKTPIVCLFGATNHVFWRPWSENSVQFWAGDYEPMPPRDELDRSKKYLSIVPASDVIKATEKILPMNIRSMMTRY; this comes from the coding sequence GTGAAAAAACAGTTTAAAAAAATTCTTGTGATCAAGATGAGGTTTCATGGGGACATGTTGCTGACAACACCCGTTATCAGCTCATTAAAACACCGATATCCTGATGCTAAAATTGACGTTTTGCTTTATCAGGATACTATCCCGATTCTCTCTGAAAATACTGAAATTAACGCTTTATACGGCATGGCGGGGAAAAAAAGTAGTGGCCTAAGTAAAGCATGTAATTTTATTAAGCTACTGCTAAAGCTGCGTAAAAATAAATACGATTTAGTTGTTAACCTCGCAGATCAGTGGATGGTGAGTGTATTAGTTCGGGCTATTCCTGCTGACACAAAAATTTCCCATCAATTTACCCATCGAGATTCTAAATACTGGCGTAATAGTTTTACGCATTTGACAGAACCTGAAGGCGAACACGTTGTTCTGAATAACCTATCAGTGCTCAAGCCGTTAGAAATAAAAGAATTAAAAACACATCTAACGATGTCTTATTCAGAGCAGGATTGGAAAAATATTGATGAAAGGTTACTAAGCTTAGGTGTCCATAGCAGCTATGTCGTTATTCAACCAACAGCGCGCCAAGCTTTTAAGTGTTGGGATAATGAAAAGTTTTCAGCGGTCATTGATGCATTGCAGTCTCGTGGTTATCAAGTAGTTTTAACTTCGGGGCCGAGTAAAGAAGATTTAGAATGTATCAGTGATATTGCAAATGGCTGCCAAACAACGCCTGTTACTGAGCTTGCAGGAAAGACTTCATTTCCAGAATTAGGCGCACTGATTGCCCATGCCGCTTTATTCATCGGTGTTGATTCAGCTCCGATGCACATTGCTGCTGCAGTCAAAACACCAATTGTGTGCCTTTTCGGTGCGACAAATCATGTTTTTTGGCGGCCTTGGAGTGAGAATAGTGTGCAATTCTGGGCTGGAGACTATGAACCTATGCCTCCGCGAGATGAACTTGACCGCAGTAAAAAGTATTTATCTATTGTCCCTGCATCCGATGTAATTAAAGCCACAGAGAAAATATTGCCGATGAATATTCGCTCTATGATGACAAGGTATTAA
- the rpmG gene encoding 50S ribosomal protein L33, whose protein sequence is MAKGIREKIKLVSSEGTGHFYTTTKNKRTMPEKLELKKFDPVVRKHVIYKEAKIK, encoded by the coding sequence ATGGCTAAAGGTATTCGCGAGAAAATCAAGCTAGTCTCTTCTGAAGGTACAGGTCATTTCTATACCACTACGAAGAACAAGCGCACAATGCCAGAAAAACTGGAACTGAAAAAATTCGATCCAGTTGTTCGTAAGCATGTGATCTACAAAGAAGCAAAAATCAAATAA
- the rpmB gene encoding 50S ribosomal protein L28 yields the protein MSRVCQVTGKRPMSGNNRSHALNATKRRFLPNLHSHRFWVESEKRFVTLRVSAKGMRVIDKKGIDAVLAELRTRGEKY from the coding sequence ATGTCACGAGTCTGCCAAGTTACTGGCAAGCGTCCAATGAGCGGTAACAACCGTTCACACGCATTAAACGCGACCAAACGTCGTTTTTTGCCAAACCTGCACTCTCACCGTTTCTGGGTTGAGTCTGAGAAACGTTTCGTAACACTGCGTGTATCTGCTAAAGGTATGCGTGTTATCGATAAAAAGGGTATTGATGCTGTTCTTGCTGAACTGCGTACCCGTGGTGAGAAGTACTAA
- the radC gene encoding RadC family protein, protein MMSEHLDLPPREKLLAYGAAALSDAELLAIFLRTGSQGEPVLQLAKRLIQEFGSVYLLLQADYEKLKQCKGMGSCKFTQLQAVSELARRFFSEQFLHEDVMTGPEQLKAKLLDLFAGQEREVFVVIFLNNKNQIICHEELFKGTLNKVEVHPREIIRFAIKMNANGIILAHNHPSGNPEPSVADRQVTERIQRACTIMGIKLLDHFVVGHKQCVSFVERGWL, encoded by the coding sequence ATGATGAGTGAACATCTAGACCTACCACCAAGAGAAAAGCTACTCGCATACGGGGCTGCTGCGTTATCTGATGCTGAGCTGCTCGCTATTTTTCTGCGTACAGGGAGTCAAGGCGAACCCGTTTTACAGCTTGCGAAGCGTTTAATACAGGAGTTTGGTTCAGTATATTTGCTTCTACAAGCAGACTACGAAAAACTCAAGCAATGTAAAGGAATGGGGAGTTGTAAATTTACCCAATTACAGGCGGTGAGTGAATTAGCTCGCCGTTTTTTCTCTGAACAATTTTTACATGAAGATGTGATGACTGGGCCTGAGCAGTTGAAAGCAAAGTTGTTGGATTTATTTGCAGGGCAAGAGCGTGAAGTTTTTGTCGTGATATTTTTAAATAATAAAAATCAAATTATTTGTCATGAAGAGTTGTTTAAAGGTACTTTAAACAAAGTTGAAGTTCACCCCAGAGAAATCATTCGCTTTGCCATAAAAATGAACGCAAACGGGATTATACTCGCCCATAACCATCCATCAGGTAACCCGGAACCAAGCGTAGCAGACAGGCAAGTGACAGAGCGTATCCAACGTGCTTGTACTATTATGGGGATTAAACTGCTTGACCATTTTGTCGTTGGCCATAAGCAATGTGTGTCATTTGTGGAGCGAGGATGGCTATAA